A stretch of Thermomicrobium roseum DSM 5159 DNA encodes these proteins:
- a CDS encoding alpha/beta fold hydrolase, with protein MEARLTPKTVALDGLLLFVLEAGENRLPLLILHGFASSALAWTEVIRALAPQRRVLAYDRPGFGLTAVTSDTWHGLDPYAPAAQVPIARALVQHLGVGRFAVLGHSMGGRLAYELARALPDQVVAAILVTPAWERPSAPRLARFARQPLVGALVRSVLRTSSPLALQFAQRRVWASPPPKGREELASVAVSLAGWDERLWRVTLATLAESSARRPEQAPTVPTLVVLGEHDRIVSNERTLQLVADWQAAGATVRVERCARSGHLPHVEEFARFVQLVEEFLQEVEHAETPAR; from the coding sequence ATGGAAGCACGGCTGACTCCAAAGACAGTCGCTCTGGATGGACTCCTGCTCTTCGTCCTGGAGGCAGGTGAAAACCGCCTCCCCTTGCTCATTCTGCACGGCTTTGCCTCGAGCGCACTCGCCTGGACCGAGGTCATCCGAGCGCTCGCACCACAACGCCGTGTGCTGGCCTACGATCGACCTGGCTTCGGACTGACCGCCGTGACCAGCGACACGTGGCATGGGCTGGACCCATACGCGCCCGCTGCGCAGGTCCCGATCGCCCGCGCGCTCGTGCAGCACCTCGGTGTCGGGCGGTTCGCGGTGCTCGGCCACTCGATGGGTGGTCGGCTCGCGTACGAGCTCGCCAGGGCACTTCCCGATCAGGTCGTCGCCGCGATCCTGGTGACACCAGCCTGGGAGCGACCGAGCGCTCCGCGATTGGCTCGTTTCGCCCGTCAACCGCTGGTGGGTGCGCTCGTGCGGAGCGTGCTCCGCACGAGTAGCCCGCTGGCACTCCAGTTCGCTCAACGCCGGGTCTGGGCGAGTCCACCACCGAAAGGCCGCGAGGAACTGGCGTCGGTTGCCGTCAGCCTCGCGGGATGGGACGAGCGGCTCTGGCGGGTGACGCTCGCGACGCTGGCCGAGTCGTCCGCCAGGCGGCCGGAACAGGCTCCGACGGTACCGACGCTCGTCGTGCTCGGTGAGCACGATCGGATCGTCTCCAACGAGCGGACGCTCCAGCTCGTCGCCGACTGGCAGGCGGCTGGCGCGACCGTCCGGGTGGAGCGCTGCGCGCGGAGCGGCCACTTGCCGCATGTCGAAGAGTTCGCTCGGTTCGTTCAGCTCGTGGAGGAGTTCCTCCAGGAGGTCGAACATGCCGAGACTCCAGCCAGGTGA
- a CDS encoding sugar phosphate isomerase/epimerase family protein — protein sequence MRWKLAAFADEIHPDPAPALDTMHAAGINTVELRSAWGKNVLDLTDEELAALAQEVARRTMTVAVIASPVGKSLITDPAAFQSARLDRALAIARRFGSWGVRVFSFYLPPGEPPERYRDEVLRRIEQWVHRAAESGITLLHENEKEIYGDIPHRCFDLLNSIGSPWFRAVWDPANFVRCGVRPFSTGFAMLAPFIAHVHVKDAVLGSGEVTVAGAGDGEIAETLAALATRGYRGYLSLEPHLLIAGSHGGFTGRTAFLTALRALRQLLEGIPAPS from the coding sequence ATGCGCTGGAAGCTGGCAGCATTCGCCGACGAAATCCACCCCGATCCGGCTCCTGCCCTCGACACGATGCACGCGGCAGGGATAAACACGGTGGAGTTGCGCAGCGCGTGGGGGAAAAATGTGCTCGATTTGACTGACGAGGAATTGGCAGCGCTCGCCCAAGAGGTCGCCCGACGCACGATGACTGTAGCAGTGATCGCTTCCCCAGTCGGCAAAAGTCTCATCACCGACCCAGCCGCCTTCCAATCGGCGCGCCTCGACCGAGCTCTCGCCATCGCCCGTCGTTTCGGCAGCTGGGGAGTTCGCGTTTTCTCCTTCTACCTGCCACCAGGTGAGCCTCCTGAGCGCTACCGGGACGAAGTGCTGCGGCGTATCGAACAATGGGTCCATCGTGCCGCGGAATCAGGCATTACCTTGCTGCACGAAAATGAGAAGGAGATCTATGGTGACATTCCGCACCGCTGCTTCGATCTCTTGAATTCGATCGGTTCGCCGTGGTTCAGGGCAGTGTGGGATCCAGCGAATTTCGTTCGATGTGGCGTGCGGCCCTTCTCCACGGGATTTGCCATGCTCGCACCGTTCATCGCTCATGTCCATGTCAAAGATGCAGTCCTCGGTTCCGGAGAAGTGACGGTCGCAGGTGCGGGCGATGGCGAAATCGCCGAAACGCTCGCTGCACTCGCCACTCGCGGTTACCGCGGCTACCTCTCCCTGGAGCCGCACCTTCTGATCGCTGGATCGCACGGGGGCTTCACCGGCCGGACCGCCTTCCTGACCGCGCTGCGCGCACTGCGTCAGTTGCTCGAGGGTATTCCCGCACCGTCTTGA